GACACCcggcctggagcaggctggatTTTGGTATTGCTAGCACCCTGAGCACCGtgctctgcctggccaggctgccgtggggatgggatgggctgtgcCACTCGCTCCTGGGGCTTGGCACCCCgagccagcagcaggactcCCCTACTGGGCAGCGGATGCTggatccaggctgggcacaggataCTGCAGGAAGTGCATCACCGCCCTCGCCACCTTCTCCGGGGCAATGTTGTAGACAGGGTGCGTGGCCTGCTGTGGGAGAGAGAGGGATGGAGGAATGTTAATCATGGagtcctggaatggtttgggtgggaaggcaCCTTAAGGATCACCTAGTCCAGCCCACTGTGCACAGGGAATCTCTGCCATCCCAGATTGGTCCAAGCCTGGTCCAAGCtagccttggacacttccagagagggggcagccacagcttctctgggcagcctgtgccaaggcctcagcaccctcacagggaagaatacCTTGCCCATATCCCATCTAAAATTCCCCTTTTCTGGTTTGGAGCCATTCCCCCTCGTCCTATCACTCCAAGCCCTTGTCCAAAGCCTGACTCAAGCTCCCTTGAAGCTCTTTAGGCCCTTGAAGCACCTCTAAGCTCTTCCtgaagcctcctcttctccacgCTGAACCCCAAGTCTTTTCACTGCCATTGGATCTGCCTTTCTCAGTGCTGTGGAGCGCAGGAAGctcatccctgccctccccagcaatGCCTAGCACTTACCAGGCAATTCTCAGGGATACCCAGGACCACCTCATTGTGGAGATCTCCACTTCCAAAGTGCTGTGCAATGGCCAACCCACTCAGGCAGTAGCAGGTGTGGTAGAAATCCCGGGATCTGCATGCAAAGAGATACTGGGATGCTGAGGGGGCATCAGGGCATCCCTGGTGCCAGGCAGCCCTGTGTTTCCCCCCACACTCACTTTCCTGGCTTATCCAGCAGCCCGccagctgggcactggcagcacagGAGAATGtattcctgcagtgccagctggtCAAACATCCAGTGTGCCATGCTCAGTGCTGGATCACCTGGAAGGGAAATCCCAGAGGAGAAACACCACAGAAGGTGTCAAATCCCTTCAGATGCCGTTCTGGGGACAGAGGAGGCCTGTGGCAACTCACCCCTGGCATGGAGTGCCCgatggagcaggggcaggagcccaGCTTGCCAAAAGGAGTAGCACCCATCCACCAGCTTGTTGCAGCGGCCCTGGAATCCACCCTCGAAGCGCATCTGCCGCCCGGTCACCCAGTGCTGCGGGGCAATGGGAACCAGTGTGGGACCAAAGCTCCCCGGCAGGATGAGAGCCCCAGTATCCTGGAGAGGGGTCACTCACCAGCAGGCTCCGGAGGTTCAGCAGATGTTCCTGCTTGAGGATGACCAGTGCAGCCACACCACAGAAAGTGTAGCCGCCATGGGCCTCCATGCCCGGCACGCCGCCGATCCCACCCTCCCAGTTCTGGCACCTGtgggagcagagtcagggcagcaggaacGCCAGGAATGTCATCTCCTGtcccccacctgtccccagaTCTCACCTGGCAATCCACTCGGCCGTCCCAGCAAAGAGTGCAGGTGTCAGGATATTGGTCAGTGAGGCCACTGAGGCGGCGCAGTAGGcgctcctgcaggaaaagggtGCCCAGAGATTCAGGAGGTGGGTGCTCAGGGATATGGCACTGGAACCCCAAAGTGGCACCAGCTCCCTAAAGTTACACTGggtccccaaaatggcccaaaatgcCTGATCTAGGCACTGGCTCCCTGCGACAgcaccctgccatggcagtAGCTCATGTCACTggtcccctgccatggcaccagcaccccaaaataGCATTGGCTCCCCAAAACTACACCTCCCCATGGCACTGGCTTCCCACCATGGTACCATCTCCCCCAAACAGCACTGGTTCTCCAGTGTGGCACCAGCCACTCCCCAAAACACCACCAGCTCCCCAAAACACAACTAGGTCCACAAAATTgcaccctgccatggcactggcTCCTCAGAATGGCATTTGCTCCCCAAAAGTAGCACTGACTGCCCAAAACTGTACCCCAAATTAGCAGTGGCTCCCCACCATAGCACCAGCTCCCCAAAATTATACTGGCTCTCAAACAtcaccagctcccagcactgaatCCCCAGAATGGCACCAGCTCcccaccacagcagctgcttccagcactgGCTCTCCAAAATGCCCAGGCGCTCCCTCCAAAACAGCCTCCCCACACAGCCCTCACCCACCTGACATCCACCTCTCCACCCACGTGCATGAGGAAGGAGCCATCCGGCTGCTTCAGTGAGTACAGGTATTCCAAGAGCTTcttcctgcaggagccaggggcTGTGAGAGGGGGGACAcgcagcccagctcccacccagCTCCTCCCGGCCCCCAGACCTGTCGATGACGCCGAAGGCCTCCTCGGTGCCGATGATGCAGAGCGCATTGACGGCGGCGTAGGTGGGGGCAAGGTGGGGGTGCTggccgggaccccccccaaatccaccctgggggctctggcaccGCCTCAGGAATTGGCAGACACTGTGAGAAGGTGAGGAAGGGGCTCAGCAtcacctgtgtcaccctgcTGGGGCGATGCATCCCCTCCCGGCCTTGTGAATCCCCCCCGAGGTCGAAGCCGGGGGTGTCACCCTCCCATCTCCGTCGTCACGAGGAAGCCGCCGGAAGAATGGGCGGCATTGACGGTGGCAGGGAGACAAAGCACTCCTTtgctctggggacagcgggAGGTGGCACCTCCGGAGTCACGCgggtggccagcagcagcagtggccatGGTGGGGTtccccccagctctccccactCACTCAGAGGCCACCGAATCGGGAATGGgctcatccagcagctccaggctgtgcaggaTCCAGTAGCAGAGCCAGGGGCGGCTGGCATccagacactgcagggacagaggggacagtcaGGGAATGGCACCGGACATGGCAGGAGCAAGGAgacagccaggagagcccccaGAGCATCGCTGGGATGAGCGTGGACACACAGGGAATGCTGTGTCCACCCTGGGGCTGGCAAACCCCTGGCAACAAACAGccctggtgacagccccagggcGAGGGGAGCACCCCAGGCAGTGGCTCCAGGTGGCACATCCGGCATTCCCGGTACCTCATAGGCTTCAGTGAGCTGCCGGAGACCCCTCTTCAGGTAATGGAAGTGCTTCTCCCGCTGCAGGACGTACCTGGAATACAGAGAGGACAGGATGAGCAGGCAGGGTGGCCTGAAAAAGCAGGGGGACAgtggcaggaggggcagaatcctcctgcagcacccactGGGGTCAATCGGTCTTTTGGGATGGGAGTTATTTATGGTTATTGGGAGTTTTGATACTCACTGTGAGGAGTGATGGTTTGTCTTGTAGGCATCATAGACCTCCTGCACAATGTCCTCCACCTTGGACTAgtcaggaaaaatgggaataaagaCTATGGTGAGCTCTGGGAAGAGGCTTTGCATGTCCCAAACATGATCCCCACTGAACCCCGCAACTCCTACCCCATCCCAGGGGTTTATCTGATTCACAGCCCCATCTCACCCAGTAAAACCAAACTAAGAATTCCCAGGAGCTTTGTGCCCCAAATTATGCCAGAATCCAGCACCATCCTGTGCTGCTTTACAAATCCAGCTTGAGTTTGGTTCAGCTCAAGACTGTCATAGAAAACACTCTCCTCCTGCTCACGCTGGGATAACTGGGGACTTGGACACTCTAAGCCACGGTAATCCTCAAGGAAATACCCCGGGATCAGCCTCAGGGGTGAGGAGGGGCCACACGGGGACCTGCATTCATGGCACTGTGTCCTGCCAGAGAACAACTGAGCAAGAAGAACCCCATGGATTGGGAAACCCGGAGTCACTTTTTACCCCGTCCCAGCACCCAGgggagctgccaggggctgggtcAGGACAGTGGGATGGAGGGGAGAGTCTGGCTGTCCCAGAACTTCTCACCCTCccccagctggtgctggggaACGTGTCCCGCGGAAGCTGCCGAGGCTGGCGGGTGGCAGCACCGCCGGGCCCCCCAAAACACTGGTCACTGCCGCGCTGTTGTCACAGCGGGTGTGGAGACAGTAGTCTCGTGGGGATACTGGGATCGGGATCATTCAATCCCATGGCACCCCTGAACCCCGTCCTAGAGCAGCCTAAAGCCCTGCCCCACGGCAGCCCGGCACCCTAAACCCCATTCCATGGCACCCAAAAACCCAGCCCCACGGCAGCCCGGCACCCTAAACCCCATTCCATGGCACCCCAAAGCCCAGCCCCACGGCAGCCCGGCACCCTAAACCCCATTCCATGGcagcccaaagcccagccccatggctgcccgGCACCCCACACCCCACACCCCACCGCCCCGGCACCCCTCGCCCCACAGAGCAGCCCCCCGGCACCTGCTCGGCGGAGGTGCAGGTCCGCAGCCCATCGtcccgcagccgccgccgcccgccggaGCCGGGGGCCGCTCCCGCCATGCTGCGGCCGCGGGGGCAGCGGGCGACGGCGGCCGGGAGGGGACGCGCGGCCGCGCTCCTGGCCCCGCCCCACCACACACGGCCACGCCCTTCCCCGGATGGCCACGCCTCTTATTTCTTGGGCACGCCCAGCCCCGGCGCGCGTGCGCAGAGAAGCCACCCCGGGGCCGCTGCCTCATCGTGATGTGACGTCATTTATTGCATCATCATAGAACCCACGGGTTGGGTCGATAACAGCCTTAAAacccatccagttccaccctgTGCCGTgagcagagacaccttccaccagaccaggttgctccaagccttgtccagcctggccttggacacttccagagatggggcagccacagcttctctgggaaatccactccagtgcctcagcaccctcactgtaaagaatttcttcctaatatccaatctacacctccccttttccactttggagacatttccccttgtcctgtcactccatggcctcatcccaagtccctctccaccTCTCTTGGAGCCCCTGTAGGAACTGGAAAGGGCTCTAACTCTcgctggagccttctcttctccatgccaagcaatcccagctctcccagcctgttcTTAGCCCTTGGAGGATTTCTGTGGCCTCCCCTGAAcatgctccagcagctccctgtccttcccatgaCAAGGACCCCAGGGCTGGACACAGCGCTCCATGTGGGGTTTCACCTGAGTGGGACAGAGGAGGACAATCCCCCCTCACCCTGTTGCCCATGCTGCCAGCAACACAGCCCAGGACATGGGTGGCtttccagggctgccagcacacCTTGTCAGGTCATATCCAGCCTCTCATCCCCCCCAGATTCCTCTCATCTGGGCTGCTTCTCATCCCACCACCTGCATCCTGCACTTATATTGGGAGTTGTCCTGACCCatgtgccagccctgtcctttGCCTTGTTTACCCTCACAAGTTCCCACGGGAACCTTGTCCCTGGACAGGAAAACCTGGACAACCCACCCTTGTCCAGGTCCTGCTGGgtgccatcccatccctcctAAGTGTCAGCAGTCCCtctggtgcagctctgtgtCACCGCAGTGTCCCCTGCTGCACCTCTTTGTCCAGTTCCCAATGCCCCCAGAGCAATCCCGGGTACATCCCTGGTGCTCCCAAAGCCCCCAGAGTCGCCGCTGCTCCCCCTGGTACATCCCCTGTCCCCCACCTCCGGTTTTCCAGAGCATCTCCAACAAATCCTACGGTGCATTCCTGGCTCCATCCCCCCgttctccccagctctcctcccagtccatcccccGCGTCGCCGCCCAATTCCCCACAGCATCTCCCGGTGTATCCCGGGTGTCCCCTCCCCGCTCCCCACAGCATCCCCCGGTCCATCCCCGGTGTCGCCCCCCTCGTTTCCCCTCCCGGTGccccctcccgccgccgccgctcgcgccccgccccgccccggtgCATCCCCCGGtgccagcccggcccggcgcggcggcggcgcagctcgcggccccggagcggccccggtgtggcggcggtggcggcggcccGGGCCCGCCATGGCCAAGCAGTACGACGTGCTGTTCCGGTTGCTGCTGCTCGGGGACTCGGGCGTGGGCAAGACCTGCCTGCTCTGCCGGTTCACCGACAACCAGTTCCACCCCGCCCACATCTCCACCATCGGTACCGGCACCGACAGCGCacggcggccgcggcggcgggagcggggaaACGGGGAACCGGGAGCATCGGGGAAGCGGGAGCAATGGGGAGGCGCAGCACCGGGGAAACGGGAGCATCGGGGAACCGGGCAACCGGGAAGACTGGGAGCCGCAGCACCGTGGAAACGGATATGCCGGGGAAACGGGGAGCCGCGGCACCGGGGAAACGTGAAACCGGGAGCATCAAGGAATCGGGAGCAATGGGGAGGCGCAGCACCGGGTAACCGGGAGCACTGGGAGCCGCATTACCGGGGAAAAGGGAAAACGGGGAACTGGGGAGCCGTGGGCAACAAGAAACCGTGAGTACTGGAAAGCCAGCCGCAGCACCGGGGAAACGGGAAAATGGGCAACGGGGGAGCGGGAAAACCGTGGGAACTGGAGAACCGGGAGACGCAGCAACCGAGAAATGGGAATCCAGGGAACAGGAAAACCGTGGGCATCGGGGAACCGGGACTGCCGAGGAACTGCCGAGAAACCACGGGATCGGGGAAACGGGAAACCAGGGCACCAGGGAGTCGTGGGAACCGGGGCACTGGGGAGTGGTGGGCACGGGAAAACCGGGGGCACCGGGAAAGGGTTAACCGTGGGCACTGGAGAGCTGCAACACTAGGAACATGGGGAAACAGGTAACCAGAGAGCGGGAAAACCGGGCACTGGGGAGAGGGAAAACTGTGGGCACCGGGGAACCAGGAGCATCGAGAGATGCAGCACCGGGGAACCGGGAAGTAATGGGCATCGGGAAACGGTAAAACTGTGGGCATCCACAAGCCGGGTGCAGCATAGGGAAACTGGGAAACCGGGGGCTCTGGAGTGCCGCGGCTCCAGGGAACCAGGAGCATCAGGGAGCCAGTTCCCTGGAGCATCAGGGAGCCAGGAAATCCTGGCTATGGGAGAACCGGGAGGACCAGGCACCTCTGGCACAGGGGAACCGGGAGCAGCATGCAGCCGGGAAGTGAGAGCATTGGGCAGCCACAGCACCGAGAAGCCGTAGCTCTGGGGAACTGGGAGAACTGGACAGCCACAGCACCGGGGAACTGGGAGCACCGGGATCAGCACCTGGCACCGAGGCCTCTTGCAAGGCCAGGCACTGGGTGCGGGGATCAGCACCAGGCCATGCTGGGGCATGGGGTGGGtcaggagggaggagaggacCAGAGGGCCCCCAGTGACAGCATCTCCTGGAAAGGGAAACACCAGGACACCACACCCCATTCCAATCCCAGGTGTCGATTTCAAGATGAAGACCATCGAGGTGGATGGGATCAAGGTGCGGATACAGATCTGGTGAGTGGCAGCACTGGAACCTGGGGGCAAGAGAGAAGAAATTCTGGGGGTTCTGAGTCCTGCTCCCCCCACCCAAGGTaagggctgagccctgccatACTCATGCCATGGGTGGTGGCACTGACCCGCTGtcgctgggcagggacacagccggCCAGGAGCGGTACCAGACCATCACCAAGCAGTACTACCGGC
The Agelaius phoeniceus isolate bAgePho1 chromosome 6, bAgePho1.hap1, whole genome shotgun sequence DNA segment above includes these coding regions:
- the RAB15 gene encoding ras-related protein Rab-15 isoform X1, with protein sequence MGNGGAGKPWELENRETQQPRNGNPGNRKTVGIGEPGLPRNCRETTGSGKRETRAPGSRGNRGTGEWWARENRGHRERVNRGHWRAATLGTWGNRCRFQDEDHRGGWDQGADTDLVRAEPCHTHAMGGGTDPLSLGRDTAGQERYQTITKQYYRRAQGIFLVYDISSERSYQHIVKWASDVDEYAPDGVQKILIGNKADEEHKSWPGNTGWISTRPVPAATSTSRSPSHG
- the FNTB gene encoding protein farnesyltransferase subunit beta, with the protein product MAGAAPGSGGRRRLRDDGLRTCTSAEQSKVEDIVQEVYDAYKTNHHSSQYVLQREKHFHYLKRGLRQLTEAYECLDASRPWLCYWILHSLELLDEPIPDSVASDVCQFLRRCQSPQGGFGGGPGQHPHLAPTYAAVNALCIIGTEEAFGVIDRKKLLEYLYSLKQPDGSFLMHVGGEVDVRSAYCAASVASLTNILTPALFAGTAEWIARCQNWEGGIGGVPGMEAHGGYTFCGVAALVILKQEHLLNLRSLLHWVTGRQMRFEGGFQGRCNKLVDGCYSFWQAGLLPLLHRALHARGDPALSMAHWMFDQLALQEYILLCCQCPAGGLLDKPGKSRDFYHTCYCLSGLAIAQHFGSGDLHNEVVLGIPENCLQATHPVYNIAPEKVARAVMHFLQYPVPSLDPASAAQ